The following DNA comes from Camelina sativa cultivar DH55 chromosome 14, Cs, whole genome shotgun sequence.
GATATTTACGGTGTTTTAAAGTGACGACGTACAGATACATGGTTATACCAAGCTAAAGTTCTTTAccaaaaataactattttttagaATGTTGTGCTATAGAGTTTTATACACATCAAGAAATATTTATTCGTATCAAAAAGTAGTTTTCGCATGGATATATGCTTTTTAGCTATATGTTAGTACTTagtactatattactataagaTATACGTAACTGAGTAAATACATGCCAGATCATGGCATTATGCAATAAGCATTGATCTTTTGTGACAAAATGTAACATGCAGTAGTCTTCAAAGGAAaagtctaataaaaaaaaatctattcgtGCACTGATCTCAATCCGACCATGTTGGATATCCTGCAGTATCTTGAACTAGTaaaatctcaaatcttttttttaatataataaatattagtcttagttttttcttgttaataaaaagtaaaaagttagGTCTTCTTCATTGATTCATGAATTCTTTCGGTTTGCGACTAGTATTGTATTGATAGTACATGTATGTTATCCCATTCGATACTATTTTCCAAATAGGGATTCGAATTTGGGAAGAATGACTCAAATTTCATCTCGAAAACAATATTTGAAACCAGATCATTGAACTAGTAAAGAAATTTTGGCTTATAACTAAAGAAGAAATTTTTCGATCGGATATACCCGAGTATCGAAAGCTTATAAACGCTGAATTCTTCGCTACAAGACAACTGACAATTAACTGTTGTTCGCATGCACCATGACGAAACTTGCGAGAATATTATTACACAACTCTACCAATTTAATCATTTGAGTACATAGTTACAATTTAGCTAGGCTACTACTTTCTCTATGTTTCTGGcatttttttgactttttgtcgTCACCAAACGAAGAGACTTGACTGTGTGGTAATTAGATTTCTACAACTTTATCTGATAAGGGACTGACTATATGATATTTTTAGATAGCTACAAACTTCATATTTTGGGGGTAAATTATAGATTTTCAGGTTTGCGTTCATGACTATTTCaggtttaatatatatatatatatatatatatatatatatatatatatattctctaatATGTACTTAGGTTTATGATTAAATTTTGATAACATATTATATTCTCTAATATGTAGTTATCTCAACACTTAGTAACACGTATAtccattatataattttttaaaattatctcTTATCAAACACTGCACATAGTTAAACTGGAACTTGGATCCAACAACTTTAAAACAACACGTTTTAACAAGCGACAGTAACACCACATTTGGTTATGTGGTCCACGGTCCATGTGGATACATTGTAACacaaaaaatctaaacaatacATTTCAGTAATCAGCATGCCGTTCAATAAACCTAGattaatgatataaataaaaacaagttgCTGAcagaaaaacttttaaaaaccaaaaataaaaacaagtaaaattTAAGCTTTATCCGGGTAAAACAATATTAGTCAATATGTtgccaaaaagaagaaaaaaaaaaagacggtCAGTCTTAATAATAcgaaattaatttgaaattccccctaaaaatatataaataataatacgaAATTAATTTGTGAGACGGGATAGATGAAGATTGTCTTCTAATGATTGCAAGTTTCTGAGAATAGTATGTTACTGTAGGTATTGTTGTACCTAGTCGTGATAATATCAAACTAAGTTACAAGAGCAACTTGTTCACACAAAATGGACCCAAGTAATCCCCTCAATCAAAAAAATGTGGATCAGTTCATCATCCAAGTAACGTGTTAATTATCGCCCTATGCTCCACCACATCGACTCCCCACCATACCCACTCAATAATGTCAAttcatctttcttttccttttcttttttgtatttgctataaatatttttttccaaaaattcaacccaaaatttaaagatttattttctgatattaataattcattaaatagttttataaaTGTGAAACTATTTTAAATCCGTATTCCGTACGTAAACTTAAATCGGATAAGACTAAAATTTATAACACCCCGTTAAGTAACTTAGTTCCAGTTTAATTTTCTTCTCAAATACTCCAAAACTGTTTTTATCCTCGGACAGATCATATAATTAGATTCATGTTTTACGCatttttttagttacaaataaATATAGTCTCTGCTGTAACACATGTTTATAAAAttggaaattatatatactttcgaaaaaacataaattataacGAAGAAACCTCAGATCTACAGTTCCCAAGTTCCAACTTGTGTCTGACACGAGTCTCTATACGATAAGATCAAACATGCATGTATATTATCATCAGGAGACTTTACTATAGATGAACTTATATGGTAAGATCCAAATCGGGAAATAAACAGAGGAAATTGAATGGATATCTTTGGGTTCcgttttgaaaagtttcaatttaCTATGTGagatcaaaatatatttatgtactTCTGGATAACCGGATATGAATCgatattatatttcttttagatcaatttttttgtttattacagTGTTGTTTTTAGATATggtaatctttttttcttttattttgttatcagTCACAATAATTGTTATTGAAAAGAAGATATTgtatctttttctctctatcCCTCTTGGAAAGAACAGAACAACAACAGCGAGCAATGCTGACTTGTCGGGGTCAGCAATTATTATTGTAAGTCACCGAACCATTTTTTTGGGGTTGAGTTGGCGCCaaaaaaacggaaaaaaaatatctaaagtgggggcattattttgttttatcacCAGAGGAAAAGTAAACACAATGGCCCATTTTTACTGTATCGAGAAATTGATATTAAAAGGACAAAAGTACCCTTGGTACTGCGGGCAGCCATTATTGTGCATAGCACACGCtgtttcactatatatatactttcacaGAGGTTCTCAACACTCTCACTAAACCAAGGAGGATCACCAAAGCTTCTTCATCACCATGGATCCTTACAAGGTatcttcatattcttctttactttctttgtgtgtgtgtgtatgtgtatatatatatcttagatTGGTTATGTTCAACTAtgctcatttttaaaaaagaagactgTTTTTAACTTGGATTAATTGTTCATGCTATGTAATATTAGtgttaaaaatacttttttctcTGTAAGATTTGCTCATGAGTTCTATGATCGCTTGAACTCCTAAGTTGGtgatgttgattttgttttttgttttggctggCTCGCTATCTTTAAAACGTTTTTGATCTATAAGCCACTGCATGAGAAAGACACGCCACAtgtggtttttgttgttttttttcttcaaagtagaagtttctttctttttcgtgCGTCTTTCTATAACACACATGTGTTCTTAAAAACATCGGACGTTCAAATGATTAATCGATTGTGTAAACCGTATATTATTTTAAGTGATATTAGCCAACTTAGATAAACTAATTTAatcaactaaatatttttttcagatcTACACACCTGAGTAATCAAATCTACACGTTTgattaatcaaatttaaaataatcgATTCTATTAGAGTCCTAAACATATGCATGATTAATCTTTTTCCAAAACACTCTCGGCTAATCATTCATTGTCGGTCGATCAAACCAATTAATCTAGGATCAcctaggttttgttttttttttttttcatacaaaaaaattgtctcaccgacgaaaaaaacaaaattgtatcgattttttttttttttggatttggattaGAGCCATCGAACAAGACTTGAATAAACTACGGAAGTCaccaaaaacattaaataaagaTTTATCTACAAACCCTTTATCTCTGACATGTTACTGTTTTCGTCAccaagtatataaaaaaaaaaccttctttGTCAATTTACGAGCCCGAATGAAGCACCGGAGACCCGGATCCGACCAGTAAACCGGATTTTAATTTGTTCGGTTTGCGTCATAAAATTTTAGGGgtttttcatagatttgttgTAGTAAAAATTTCGTGGAGTGTTCTTGTCGAATTGTTGTGTGTTTGCCTGTAATTTTGCTGATAACCCGATCGAATCATGTATGATGTTTGCAGTACCGTCCTTCGAGCGCTTACAACACCTCGTTCTACACCTCAAACGGCGGTGCTCCAATCTCCAACAACATCTCTTCCCTCACCATCGGAGAAAGAGGTAATAATTGTAATCTGAAATTCAAAGAATCTAGCGATATGAATTGGAACTGTAGAAAACCCTATTATACTACTTGCTGGAGCTATGAAAGAGATTAAAagctgagaaaaaaaaagagtcttttGAGTTAGGAGCATCTTGTTTAATGGAGTGTGATGTACAGGTCCTGTTCTTCTTGAGGACTACCATTTGATCGAAAAGGTTGCTAATTTCACCAGAGAGAGGATCCCTGAGAGAGTGGTTCATGCTAGAGGAATCAGTGCTAAGGGTTTCTTTGAGGTCACCCATGACATTTCAAACCTCACCTGTGCTGATTTCCTCAGAGCCCCTGGTGTTCAAACTCCAGTTATTGTCCGTTTCTCCACTGTTGTCCACGAGCGTGCCAGTCCTGAATCCATGAGGGATATTCGTGGTTTTGCTGTCAAGTTTTACACCAGAGAGGTATGTATTACCTTAAAAGATTTCTCATTTTTGATTTGTCTTTATATAGAGAGCTTCTTTAGATAGAATCAGTACTGGTGTGTCTTTATAAAATCTCAGGGGAACTTTGATCTTGTTGGGAACAACACTCCGGTGTTCTTCATCCGTGATGGGATTCAGTTCCCGGATGTTGTCCATGCCTTGAAACCAAACCCGAAAACTAACATCCAAGAGTACTGGAGGATTTTGGACTACATGTCCCACTTGCCAGAGAGTTTGCTCACATGGTGCTGGATGTTTGATGATGTTGGTATCCCACAAGATTACAGGCACATGGAAGGTTTCGGTGTCCACACCTACACTCTTGTTGCTAAATCTGGAAAGGTTCTCTTTGTGAAGTTCCACTGGAAACCTACTTGTGGTATCAAGAATCTGACTGACGAAGAGGCAAAGGTTGTTGGAGGAGCCAATCACAGCCACGCCACCAAGGATCTTCACGATGCTATATCATCCGGTAACTACCCTGAGTGGAAACTTTTCATCCAGACCATGGATCCTGCGGATGAGGATAAGTTTGATTTTGACCCGCTTGATGTGACCAAGATCTGGCCTGAGGATATCTTGCCTCTGCAACCCGTTGGTCGTTTGGTTCTTAACAGGACCATTGACAACTTCTTCAATGAAACTGAGCAGCTCGCTTTCAACCCCGGACTTGTGGTTCCTGGTATCTACTACTCAGACGACAAGCTGCTCCAGTGTAGAATCTTTGCTTACGGTGACACTCAGAGACATCGTCTTGGACCGAATTATCTGCAGCTACCAGTCAATGCTCCCAAATGTGCTCACCACAACAATCACCATGAAGGTTTTATGAACTTCATGCACAGAGATGAGGAGGTAAAGTCTTGGTACCACTTGAGCTACAATTGTTGTTCTCTTTAAGACTTGGAATTGGAATTTAATCGGATGTTTGCATTTACAGATCAATTACTACCCCTCAAAGTTTGACCCTGTCCGCTGCGCCGAGAAAGTTCCCATCCCTACAAAATCCTACACTGGAATCCGAACAAAGGTCCTATTCTTGTCATGCTTCCTTTAAATCTTCTTTGAAACCTTGAGTCAATATTTTGGAAACTGTCTGCTAACAGAGATCCTTAAAATTGCTAATGATGCAGTGCATTATCAAGAAAGAGAACAACTTCAAGCAGCCTGGAGACAGGTATAGATCCTGGGCACCAGACAGGCAGGACCGGTTTGTTAAGAGATGGGTTGAGATTCTGTCGGAGCCACGTCTCACCCACGAGATCCGCAGCATCTGGATCTCTTACTGGTCTCAGGTCAGAACAAAAAACTCAGTGAAATCTCCGCTTTCTTTATCCTCATTTTGAGCAAAACTAACAATCATAAATATCTATCTTTCAGGCTGATCGATCTCTGGGACAGAAACTAGCAAGCCGTCTGAACGTGAGGCCAAGCATCTAGAGAGGCAATCAATCTCCAGATATGTTAAGTCTCTCCGTGAGGTACTACACACAATCTCACAGATCCATCATCGCTTGGTCGTTTAAATCCCTAAAAAAGATAAATCTCACCTGTGTTGTTGTTTCGTgtccatatataataataatgcatGCATTGTATTCTCCTACAAACCCCATGTCTTTTCATCGTTTTCTTATACTGTCACTGTCTTTGTAATCTCttgataaataaaatcaatgtttCTTGAAGCAGTTAATCTCGTATTATAAAGATTCATGTTGGTCcatccacacatatatatattaattaattcaactatag
Coding sequences within:
- the LOC104740758 gene encoding catalase-3, which encodes MDPYKYRPSSAYNTSFYTSNGGAPISNNISSLTIGERGPVLLEDYHLIEKVANFTRERIPERVVHARGISAKGFFEVTHDISNLTCADFLRAPGVQTPVIVRFSTVVHERASPESMRDIRGFAVKFYTREGNFDLVGNNTPVFFIRDGIQFPDVVHALKPNPKTNIQEYWRILDYMSHLPESLLTWCWMFDDVGIPQDYRHMEGFGVHTYTLVAKSGKVLFVKFHWKPTCGIKNLTDEEAKVVGGANHSHATKDLHDAISSGNYPEWKLFIQTMDPADEDKFDFDPLDVTKIWPEDILPLQPVGRLVLNRTIDNFFNETEQLAFNPGLVVPGIYYSDDKLLQCRIFAYGDTQRHRLGPNYLQLPVNAPKCAHHNNHHEGFMNFMHRDEEINYYPSKFDPVRCAEKVPIPTKSYTGIRTKCIIKKENNFKQPGDRYRSWAPDRQDRFVKRWVEILSEPRLTHEIRSIWISYWSQADRSLGQKLASRLNVRPSI